The genome window GTCCAGCTCCAGCACGGGCAGTGTCCCGGAGTAATTGATGGCCAGAAACTCGGGTTTCTTGTGCTCGCCGGCCCAGAGATTCACCGGTACGAATTCGATGTTCGGCAGCAATCCTTTTTCCGCCAGCGCAATGCGGACGCGGGCGGGGTAGGGGCCGTTGAACCAATCGTAGATTTTCATCGTAGGAACAGTGGAAACATCAACGCGCTGTTGTGGGGAAGTCATGATTCAAGCACCTGCCTGTCAATTGGTAGGTAAAGATTGAGCCGCCGATTTAGTGCTGTCAATCCCCTACCTGACAATTGGCAGGTAAACGGATCTGCGCGTAGAATCGCCGTTACCTGAGTGAGTCGAATCTCGAAACGAGGCTGCAACGTGAACGAAAATGCTCGAGAAGCCATCTTGGCGGCAGCGAAAGCCGCTGCCCAATTGCACGGTTACAGCGGTATCAATTTCCGTAGCATTGCCGACCAGGTGGGCATCAAGAACGCCAGCATTTACTACCACTTTCCGAGCAAGGCGGGCCTGGCTGCGGCAGTTGCTGAACGCTACTGGCAGGACGCGCTGCGCATGCTTGAAGCGATACGCGCCGCCCATACCGATCCGAAGGCGTGTGTACGGCTGTACCCCTCCATTTTTCGAAAGTCGCTCGAGGACGGCAACAGGCTTTGTCTGTCCAGCTTCATGGCAGCCGAATACGAAGACCTTCCCGATGAAGTGTCGCGAGAGATCAGGGCTTTTGCGGACGTCAACGTGGCGTGGCTCGCCCAGGTACTGGCAGATGCTGGAACAGGTAGCGCAGAAGAATGTGAACGCCGAGCCCGCGCCATTTACACCGCTGTTGCGGGTGCCCAGTTAATCGCGCGGACGCGGGCGGATGTCGGGCTGTTCGATGATCTGATTTTGAGCTACCGGGAAGCAGGGTTGATTCCAGCCTGATCCTGTAAAGCCAGATGATGCCGTTTGGCTGTAGGAATGGTTGGGGCTGCTTCGCAGCCCAGCGGGAGCAAGCTCCCTCGCCACGGGGTTTTGTTCAATTGGGGCCGTGGGTGTAATTCAGTTGTTTGCATTGGTGGCCGGGTGCCACAATCGCCATTTTAGTTGCATCACGATCAGGTGGATCAAATGGATGGCCCAAGATCTCGGAACGGCCAAGCTTTTTTCATAGCCGAGCAGGTGCGAACTGACCGATTGCAGCAACTGTTTCGCCAATCCGTTTCTGCGGTTTTCGGCAGTTACCTGGCTGCCATCATGTTGAGTTGGCTGTGTTGGGATCGGTTTGAGCACAGCGCTATTCTTTGGTGGCTGGGCATCCTGACCGCATCGACGCTGTTGCGTATCGCGATGTTCGTCGCCTATTTTCGCAGCCCCGAAAGTGAGCGTACGCCTCAACGCTGGGAGCGCCGATACTGGGTCACGCTGGTGTTATCCGCCAGCATCTGGGGCGGTGGTGCGTTTGTGGTCATGCCGGCGGACGATCTGTTGTCCCAGGCATTGGTCATGCTCTTTACCGTCGGGATGACCGTCAGCGCGGTGTCCTGCTATTCGGCCTACCGCGATATGACGCTGGTCTCCATTGGCCTGGTGCTGTTTCCATGCACCGTCTGGCTGCTGTTTCAACCGTCCCCGATCCAAGTCGGCATGGCCCTTTCGATCCTGGTGTTCGCGGCATTTGCGGCCCGCGCCACGCACAAAATGTCCCAGGCACTGGAAGTCGCCTTTCGTCTTACCCGTGAAATGGAACAGGCGAACAGCATTTCAACCCGCGCCGCACAAACCGATGAACTGACCGGCCTGAAGAGTCGGCGGGCTTTTTTCGAGCATGCCCAGCAGCTCTATGACGAATGCAAGACCAACCGGTTAGGGTTGTGCGCCGTCATGTTGGACATGGATCACTTCAAGCACATCAACGACACCTATGGCCATCAGGTCGGGGATCAGGTTTTGCGCGAG of Pseudomonas fluorescens contains these proteins:
- a CDS encoding TetR/AcrR family transcriptional regulator codes for the protein MNENAREAILAAAKAAAQLHGYSGINFRSIADQVGIKNASIYYHFPSKAGLAAAVAERYWQDALRMLEAIRAAHTDPKACVRLYPSIFRKSLEDGNRLCLSSFMAAEYEDLPDEVSREIRAFADVNVAWLAQVLADAGTGSAEECERRARAIYTAVAGAQLIARTRADVGLFDDLILSYREAGLIPA
- a CDS encoding sensor domain-containing diguanylate cyclase, whose translation is MDGPRSRNGQAFFIAEQVRTDRLQQLFRQSVSAVFGSYLAAIMLSWLCWDRFEHSAILWWLGILTASTLLRIAMFVAYFRSPESERTPQRWERRYWVTLVLSASIWGGGAFVVMPADDLLSQALVMLFTVGMTVSAVSCYSAYRDMTLVSIGLVLFPCTVWLLFQPSPIQVGMALSILVFAAFAARATHKMSQALEVAFRLTREMEQANSISTRAAQTDELTGLKSRRAFFEHAQQLYDECKTNRLGLCAVMLDMDHFKHINDTYGHQVGDQVLREMGLVISSSFRATDIHGRLGGEEFAILLPDTSIEVATQIAEQLIDTIAGLMIEPVHCITASLGVASTEACNKDLHSLMNDADKALYRAKALGRNRVAVA